ATGAGCAATTCCCGGATGGGAAAGTACCTGAAGGTCATGTTTTTGTAATGGGGGACAACCGTCCGAACAGTACAGATAGCCGTATGATCGGTTATGTGTCACTGACGGATATTGTAGGTCGTGCAGATGTGATTTTCTGGCCGATCGGCGATATCAAATGGATTAACCATTAATATGAATGCAGGATATATAAGCAAAATATAAAGTGTACACCAAAACGTAGAGGGCAGAACTAATCTGGGGATAATAGAAATCTAAGATTGTTTTTCCAGCGAAATGATGCGGTGTGCATGTCGTAGAAAAAGCTTGTATATCAACAAATAATGAGGTGAAGACAAGGTGACGATTCAATGGTTTCCAGGTCATATGACCCGAGCCAGACGCCAGATTCAGGATAAGTTAAAGCTGATTGACGTGGTCATCGAACTGCTGGATGCCCGTCTGCCTGTCTCCAGCCGCAACCCGATGATTGACGAGATTTTACAGGGCAAACCCCGGATGATTTTGTTGAATAAGTCCGACTTGGCGGATGCGAAAGTGACGCAAGAATGGATTGAATATTTCAAAAAAGAGGGAATCACTGCTTTCCCTGTAGATGCTTCAACAGGTACCAACGTGAAAGACATCCCAACGCAAGCGAAGCTTCTCCTTAAAGAAAAAATTGATCGTCAAATAGCTAAAGGGATTAACCCGAGAGCGGTTCGTGGACTGATTGTTGGTATTCCAAACGTGGGTAAATCCACGCTAATTAACCGACTAGCTGGACGGAACATTGCGGCAACGGGAGATCGTCCTGGTGTGACGAAGGGACAACAGTGGATCAAAGTTGGTAAAGAAATGGAACTGCTGGATACCCCAGGTATTCTTTGGCCGAAATTTGAAGATCAAAACGTGGGTTATCGTCTTGCGGTAACAGGTGCAATTAAGGAAGAGATTCTGAATGCAGAAGACATCGCCTTTTTTGGCATCAGTTATCTAATGCGTTATTACTGGGATTCTCTTGAAGAACGCTATGGTCTTCAGGAGTTCTCCAAGGATGCGGATGATTCGGACAGCGTTGTTGCGATTATGGAACAGGTTGGTCGTATACGTGGTTGTGTGGTAAGTGGTGGGCGTATCGATTTGGAAAAGGCATCGCGAGCATTTCTGCGTGAATTGCGTGCGGGCAAAATGGGACGTTTCTCTATGGAAGCTCCTTATTAAATAAGAGACAACTGCCGAAAGAAGCGGCCGTTACCGGATTACCGGGAGCGGTCGCTTTTTGCCATACTGGAATTTAAAATAAAGGAACTTTGATTGATCTGGAAGGTGATTCTAGAAAATTGCACTTTATGGGATTGTATTGAACGTATATCTGGGTCTCTTAAATCATGCTATGATGAGTGATGAAGATTTAGCCTGCTCAATGCTGAATATCTTCAATTTAAGCGATCAGATACCGATAAAATAATATCTCATCATCGTATTATCATATATGCTTTACAGAATCTTATTTCGCTTTACAGAATCTTATTTCTTATTTAATAGGATCTGATACAACAAAATTCGGGAATCTACGTCTATATAATAAAATGATATAAAAGTGATGTGTTGAAGCAAGAGTGGGCAGAGGAGATGACACCGTAATGAATGAAATGAATGAGTTAATTGAATTGACGCAACTGGATGCCCTGGTTGAACCGAAAAAGAAGAAAAAAGAAATGGTGGAGTCCAAAGATCTGCTGATTTATGAGCGTGAATATTGGGAAAGTGGATTTGAAAGTATTGCCGGAATTGATGAAGTGGGACGCGGTTGTTTATTTGGAGATGTAGTAGCGGCAGCCGTTATTTTACCTCGTGATCTGATTCTGGAAGGGGTTAATGATTCCAAGAAATTAACGGAGAAAAAGCGCGATGCATTATATGACATTATAATGGAAAAGGCGTTGTCAGTGGGAATCGGTTATGCAGATGCGGAAACGATTGATCAATTGAATATTAAACAGGCTGCAAGGCTTGCCATGAAACGTGCGGTAGAAGCACTTGAGGGCGTGCCTGACTACCTGTTGGTAGATGCCGAAAAGGTAGATGTGAATATACCGCAGTTGTCCATTATAAAAGGCGATGCAAACAGTCAATCCATTGCGGCAGCATCCATTATTGCGAAGGTTACCCGGGATAGGCTTTGCA
This window of the Paenibacillus marchantiae genome carries:
- the ylqF gene encoding ribosome biogenesis GTPase YlqF, giving the protein MTIQWFPGHMTRARRQIQDKLKLIDVVIELLDARLPVSSRNPMIDEILQGKPRMILLNKSDLADAKVTQEWIEYFKKEGITAFPVDASTGTNVKDIPTQAKLLLKEKIDRQIAKGINPRAVRGLIVGIPNVGKSTLINRLAGRNIAATGDRPGVTKGQQWIKVGKEMELLDTPGILWPKFEDQNVGYRLAVTGAIKEEILNAEDIAFFGISYLMRYYWDSLEERYGLQEFSKDADDSDSVVAIMEQVGRIRGCVVSGGRIDLEKASRAFLRELRAGKMGRFSMEAPY
- a CDS encoding ribonuclease HII, whose amino-acid sequence is MVESKDLLIYEREYWESGFESIAGIDEVGRGCLFGDVVAAAVILPRDLILEGVNDSKKLTEKKRDALYDIIMEKALSVGIGYADAETIDQLNIKQAARLAMKRAVEALEGVPDYLLVDAEKVDVNIPQLSIIKGDANSQSIAAASIIAKVTRDRLCKEDWDTLYPEYGLSIHKGYATKFHREQIMARGATPMHRRSFLGNLLGEQHTLF